From Plectropomus leopardus isolate mb unplaced genomic scaffold, YSFRI_Pleo_2.0 unplaced_scaffold14295, whole genome shotgun sequence:
TATGTATTCCAGTCGTTATCACCATTATTGCAAACCACTTTCATGTGCGTTAAAAACAAAGAGTCACACGTGGTCACCCTATGTATCTGATCCTACCATTGAAAATGCAGCCTGTTGTTCCATGGTCAACCCGGAAAGCCCATCGACCGGGTACATTGACATTGCTGCTTAGGTGGAAATTTGACTTAACGCCTGTTGCACTGTCAGAGAATGATCCAGGGATGGAGAAATGATGAATGGAGTCAACTGTGTCATAGCCagccttggaaaaaaaatcatgcttaattagtttatttttgatatttgtgtaaattttaaaatatatttctagtATGCTGCAATCCTTCTATTTAATTTCAACAAATGacttaaatactgtttttccGAATTGATGTGTCATAATTTTGGTGGTTCTGACCTGAACACTGCGATTTGTTGCAGCTATCCACCCATAATTCATCAGGACAAATGAGTAGCTTCCACCAGAGATCAAGACAGCTTGGAACGTTGTGCACTGGGGGGAAAAATTGTTTAATGTACTTTATATTATGAGATTGGTGTATTTTTTAGCGTTTCACCATTCAGAACAATTTGCCTTACCGTTCCTGAATTTGGATAGTAGGCCAGCTCATACCATGTTGCAACAAAGACCCAGTTGGcattaaatttcagttttggaAAATACGTGTTAATGTCCTGTGTAGCTTGTTGGAGGACACTGCCGCTGGTGTATTGGTTGTAGTAGATCTGACCCAACTCTCTGTTGTCAAGATCTACCCAGAGTGGGCCGATGATGTCTCTTGGTCCATACATTGGAAACTTCTTAGCAATGTAATCACTAAGTGGTTGGTTAAATGTCAGGTGTCCATTCTGgttcacctaaaaaaaatatttgagtaaACCAGTTCTTACTATGAAGGAATCAGGAGATACTGACTATATTCTTTGATCTTGGCTGGAGTTTGttcaaataatattttcagaTGTAACTATATCTAAGtataatcactttttttgtaaattaaaattcaataataTGTCTCTGTTCTGCAGTTTCATGTTGTTTCTGAAGTTATTACATAACCATTGGTTCCTCAATGTGTAAAATCATTTGACTATGGTATTTGGACAACAAAGTTTTTACTTACATAAATTTGATTGTAGGTCTGCCCAAAATAGTCAAAAGATTGTTGCAGTGTTACTACAGGAGGACTTTCATCATCGGATATATGGCTTGTAGATCCTGACATAGGGTAGAGGGGTCCTAGAACGAAAAGAATTACAGTCCAAGTAGAAGAACATTAAAGCTTGATGATTGatagttttgtatttaataGGGTTTTCAGGATCATTCCAAGCTCTAAATTACtcccacatttctttttttttctttgagaatactcagcaaaacaaaaggtcaaaggtttcTGGGGCTGTCTACTgaccttgctttttgttttgtgcatgttattcagcaatttgttttaacttagtctttgactttttaacttttgtaatGTGCAGAGCATGTCTTCGATTGTATTTTGTcctaaaatatacaatatagaACCAAGCCAGTaacacatacattttgaaacatacaaaaacgCTACTGACAGTTCTGATTAACTTTAAATGCTCCACTGAGAAATGCATTCTATAACATTACAATAACATTGTTGTAATAGCCGCAAAATGAATTTGACATGATGATATGGCTGGCATTTGAAGAAAGACAAATTAAGATTCAAGAGTTCAACTTACTTGGGCTATGGGGAGTCAAAACGCCTGTAAattagacaaaaacaaagcaaaagtgCACAAGTAAACAAACTGATTGAACCAGAGAACGCTAAAGATTTAACGTAAAGCTTATCATCATATGTTGTTTCACAAGATATGTCCAAGCCAAAGTCAATATGGGTAATGGTCGTTATAAACAGACACCTTGACCAGTTGTGTCCAGGAAACATGAGTGTTGCTCTCGCCTTCTCTATAGTAGGGCGACCACATTGCTCAGAGAGGATGTAAGTGCAGGTGGTGTGGTCACCCTCTGTGATCTTACCAATATAAGTGCAACCTTTTGATCCATGGTCAACCCGGAAAGCCCATCGCCCGGGTACATTGACATTGCTGCTCAGGCGGAAATTTGACTTGTTGCCTGTTGCGCTGTCAGAGAATGATCCAGGGATGGAGAAATGATGAATGGAGTCAACTGTGTCATAGccagcctgaaaaaaaaaatcaagcttatttttgtgttgtattatGAAAAACCTGTCTGTAATATTCTGcagtctttatttattttttcttacagaatttgaacaaaaaaaaagatgtatttccAAAATGATGCGTAGCTAGCTCTGACCTGTACGCTGTACTTTGTTGCAGCTATTATCCCATAATTCATCAGGACAAATGAGTAGTTTCCACCAGAGATCAAGACTGCTTGGGCAGTGGTTTCCTGGGGGGAGGGTTATAGTAATTCACAATATGAGATGCTTATATTTTTTAGGGTGTTACAACATTTAGCACAAGTTGACTTACCGTTCTTGAAATTGGAAAGTAGGCCACTTCATACCATGTTGCAACAAAGACCCAGTTGGCATT
This genomic window contains:
- the LOC121964169 gene encoding alpha-tectorin-like, with translation MNGPRDIIAPFWADLDNRQRGQIYYDQFTSGSILQQATQDINQYFPRLKFNANWVFVATWYEVAYFPISRTETTAQAVLISGGNYSFVLMNYGIIAATKYSVQAGYDTVDSIHHFSIPGSFSDSATGNKSNFRLSSNVNVPGRWAFRVDHGSKGCTYIGVLTPHSPRPLYPMSGSTSHISDDESPPVVTLQQSFDYFGQTYNQIYVNQNGHLTFNQPLSDYIAKKFPMYGPRDIIGPLWVDLDNRELGQIYYNQYTSGSVLQQATQDINTYFPKLKFNANWVFVATWYELAYYPNSGTCTTFQAVLISGGSYSFVLMNYGWIAATNRSVQAGYDTVDSIHHFSIPGSFSDSATGVKSNFHLSSNVNVPGRWAFRVDHGTTGCIFN